Proteins from a genomic interval of Bradyrhizobium sp. CCBAU 53340:
- a CDS encoding DUF418 domain-containing protein: MTSDSAASPRPTNPSDRIETIDVLRGIALFGVMAINVVMEFRVSIFEQFLGPKTLTSPIDHTVETILTQAIELKAFALFSLLFGAGLAIQFDRLAKSGRRAVLLVRRLAALLLFGIIHLCLIWNGDILTEYALAGFIVLPLLFGSRWLIALAALASLTLYLAIQDFPPEGLFPSRSVIWRDVLDANRIYATGGFLDVLAFRLREIPLIASLHAFVFLRTIGLFLLGALAWRSGIVQNIRGLFVIALPAVALGAGLLYGGSEPLGTILLALGYGAAILGIASFERGKKLLGWAAPLGRMAFTNYVAQSVIFGWIFYGYGLGLFGRLGITAALAIGIVVYIAQVLFSAWWLRRYRYGPLEWLWRSLMYGVRQPMAVAEVAVRTQLSSRTSEAQIRDP; this comes from the coding sequence ATGACTTCCGATAGCGCAGCATCTCCCCGGCCGACAAATCCCTCGGATCGCATTGAGACCATCGACGTGCTCAGGGGCATAGCCCTGTTCGGCGTCATGGCCATCAACGTCGTGATGGAATTTCGCGTTTCGATCTTCGAGCAGTTTCTGGGGCCGAAGACGCTCACCTCGCCAATCGATCACACTGTTGAGACGATCCTGACGCAGGCGATCGAGCTCAAGGCGTTCGCGCTGTTTTCGCTACTGTTCGGCGCGGGCCTTGCCATTCAGTTCGACCGCCTTGCCAAGAGCGGGCGCCGCGCCGTTCTGCTCGTGCGCCGGCTCGCCGCGCTGCTGCTGTTCGGCATCATTCACCTGTGCCTGATCTGGAACGGCGACATCCTCACCGAATATGCGCTGGCTGGATTCATCGTGCTGCCATTGCTGTTTGGTTCGCGCTGGCTGATCGCTCTCGCCGCGCTGGCATCCCTGACGCTGTATCTGGCCATACAGGACTTTCCGCCGGAGGGATTGTTTCCCTCGAGGAGCGTAATCTGGCGGGATGTGCTGGATGCCAATCGCATCTATGCGACCGGCGGCTTCCTCGACGTGCTGGCGTTTCGCTTGCGCGAAATTCCCCTCATCGCCTCCCTGCACGCATTCGTCTTCCTGCGCACGATCGGGCTGTTTCTCCTGGGCGCGCTGGCCTGGCGCAGCGGCATTGTGCAAAATATACGCGGCCTGTTCGTCATCGCGCTCCCTGCGGTCGCTCTCGGCGCAGGCCTGCTTTACGGCGGCAGCGAGCCACTCGGCACCATCCTGCTGGCGCTGGGCTACGGCGCCGCCATCCTCGGCATCGCCAGCTTCGAGCGCGGCAAGAAGCTGCTCGGCTGGGCCGCGCCGTTGGGACGAATGGCCTTCACCAATTACGTCGCGCAATCCGTCATCTTCGGCTGGATCTTTTACGGCTACGGCCTTGGCTTGTTCGGGCGGCTCGGCATCACCGCGGCCCTCGCCATCGGCATCGTCGTCTACATCGCACAGGTGCTGTTCAGCGCCTGGTGGCTGCGCCGCTACCGCTACGGCCCGCTCGAATGGCTGTGGCGGTCGTTGATGTATGGGGTGCGGCAGCCAATGGCGGTGGCAGAGGTGGCCGTGCGAACTCAACTGTCGTCCCGGACAAGCGAAGCGCAGATCCGGGACCCATAG
- a CDS encoding malonyl-CoA decarboxylase, protein MANAFFSDLLATISERGRTLLRRGDSTDAKQDADGLIALCGALLSGRGEASGTAMAREVLDIYQELDAAGRRAFFEGLVRDFGPDRERLTKAIEKWRTQPSDEDASALHFASEPRRQELIRRLNRAPGGTGDLVAMRADLLGMMNGHTDLAALDRDVSHLLSSWFNRGFLVLRRIDWSTPANILEKIIRYEAVHEISDWDDLRRRIDPVDRRCYAFFHPAMVDEPLIFVEVALTETIPGAIAPLLAVDRQHLPIEKARTAVFYSISNTQRGLGGISFGSFLIKQVVEELRRETPKLDTFVTLSPVPGFMPWIKQDKDLPLSDEDREILKRLDDPKWYENPETTTQLRAVIEPLAAHYFLKARTSKGRLIDSVARFHLGNGARLERINWLGDLSPKGLRESAGVMVNYLYRLDDIEKNHEAYANDGEVVASSAVKKLLKGEGRRLLDMRLS, encoded by the coding sequence ATGGCCAATGCCTTCTTCTCCGACCTGCTCGCCACAATTTCCGAACGCGGCCGCACGCTGCTGCGCCGGGGGGATTCCACCGATGCCAAGCAGGATGCCGACGGGCTGATCGCGCTCTGCGGCGCGCTGCTGTCGGGCCGCGGCGAAGCCTCGGGCACCGCCATGGCGCGTGAGGTGCTCGACATCTACCAGGAGTTGGATGCGGCAGGGCGCCGCGCCTTCTTCGAAGGGCTGGTGCGCGATTTCGGCCCGGATCGTGAGCGCCTGACCAAGGCGATCGAAAAGTGGCGCACCCAGCCGAGCGACGAGGATGCGAGCGCACTGCATTTCGCCTCGGAACCGCGGCGGCAGGAGCTGATCCGCCGCCTCAACCGCGCGCCCGGCGGCACCGGCGATCTCGTCGCCATGCGTGCCGATCTGCTCGGCATGATGAACGGACACACCGACCTCGCCGCGCTCGACCGCGACGTCTCGCATCTTCTTTCTTCGTGGTTCAACAGGGGGTTTCTCGTGCTGCGCCGGATTGACTGGTCGACCCCGGCCAACATCCTCGAAAAGATCATCCGCTATGAGGCTGTGCACGAGATCAGCGACTGGGACGATCTGCGCCGCCGCATCGATCCGGTCGACCGCCGCTGTTACGCGTTCTTCCATCCGGCGATGGTGGACGAACCCCTGATCTTCGTCGAGGTGGCGCTGACCGAGACCATTCCCGGCGCGATCGCGCCGCTGCTCGCGGTCGATCGCCAGCATCTTCCGATCGAGAAGGCGCGCACCGCCGTCTTTTATTCGATCTCGAATACCCAACGTGGCCTCGGCGGCATCTCCTTCGGCAGCTTCCTGATCAAGCAGGTGGTCGAGGAGCTACGTCGCGAGACGCCGAAGCTCGACACCTTCGTGACGCTGTCGCCGGTGCCGGGCTTCATGCCATGGATCAAGCAGGACAAGGATTTGCCGCTGTCGGACGAGGACCGCGAGATCCTCAAGCGCCTCGACGATCCCAAATGGTATGAGAACCCGGAGACGACGACGCAGCTGCGCGCCGTGATCGAGCCGCTCGCCGCGCACTACTTCCTGAAGGCGCGCACGTCGAAGGGCCGCCTGATCGACTCCGTCGCCCGCTTCCATCTCGGCAACGGCGCACGGCTGGAGCGCATCAACTGGCTCGGCGACCTCTCGCCCAAGGGCCTGCGCGAATCCGCCGGCGTTATGGTGAACTACCTCTACCGCCTCGACGACATCGAGAAGAACCACGAAGCCTATGCCAATGACGGCGAAGTGGTGGCCTCGAGCGCGGTGAAGAAGCTGCTGAAGGGCGAAGGGCGACGGCTGCTGGATATGAGGCTGTCGTAG
- a CDS encoding helix-turn-helix transcriptional regulator, giving the protein MTVVETPILREVQGNHRSTAGVHLVARDYPKGMRIDLHMHRESQLIYAAKGTMQVTTPGGRWLVPPDRAVWVPAGLEHAIDLLADIEMRTLYFDLAWLKREKRYEGLTREFVVRVSPLLNQAILALFDARNTEERTELLVRLVMLELHQAEDSATFVPLPHEPRCRRAAMIVLDDPTGLHDIDTLAREVGTSARTLSRLFSTETQLSFKSWCQRARIAAAIQKLSTDANVSVKQLATQLGYASVPAFSAAFRQVTGRTPTEFATHAVSSPGSTGRSSTARRHG; this is encoded by the coding sequence ATGACTGTCGTCGAAACGCCAATCCTCCGGGAGGTCCAGGGTAATCATCGCTCCACCGCGGGCGTGCACCTGGTCGCGCGCGACTATCCCAAGGGCATGCGGATCGATCTGCACATGCACCGCGAGTCGCAGCTGATTTATGCGGCGAAGGGCACGATGCAGGTGACGACGCCAGGCGGGCGCTGGCTGGTGCCGCCGGACCGCGCGGTCTGGGTGCCGGCCGGGCTGGAACACGCCATCGACCTGCTCGCCGACATCGAGATGCGCACGCTCTATTTCGACCTCGCCTGGCTGAAGCGCGAAAAGCGTTACGAGGGACTGACCCGGGAGTTCGTGGTGCGGGTGTCGCCGCTGCTCAACCAGGCGATCCTGGCTTTGTTCGACGCGCGCAATACCGAGGAGCGCACCGAACTGCTGGTGCGCCTGGTGATGCTGGAATTGCACCAGGCCGAGGATTCCGCGACCTTCGTGCCGCTGCCGCACGAGCCGCGCTGCCGGCGCGCCGCGATGATCGTGCTCGACGATCCCACCGGCCTGCACGACATCGACACGCTGGCACGCGAGGTCGGCACCTCCGCGCGCACGCTGTCGCGGCTGTTCTCGACGGAGACGCAGCTGAGCTTCAAGAGCTGGTGCCAGCGCGCGCGGATCGCCGCTGCGATCCAGAAACTGTCCACGGATGCGAACGTCTCGGTGAAGCAGCTCGCGACGCAACTCGGCTACGCCAGCGTGCCGGCATTCTCGGCCGCGTTCCGCCAGGTGACCGGGCGGACGCCGACGGAGTTTGCCACACACGCGGTGTCATCGCCCGGCTCGACCGGGCGATCCAGTACTGCGAGACGGCACGGCTAG
- a CDS encoding MFS transporter: MNSPVRVISFVNAGHFIDHYSMLIFAAAVIIMGPALGMAYSELLPYATPGFIAFGAGSLLTGWLGDRWSRRHMMLIFFIGIGASMISVGFVQTPLQLGGALLAIGVFASIYHPVGTAMIVSYAERLGREMGINGVWGNLGVASSALVTGVIGQYLGWRFAFIIPGIVTILIGLAFAMSVVHEDRKGSKQAAAQARVAKQDMWRVVLSLLIVVIAISTTFNAVTVALPKLFAERLADLTKSPALLGVIAACVYVFGAMTQYTIGRLLDRYSLKTVALPLSFMLAPFLYLAASLSNLPLILVSIGIVMGAFGQVTVNDAMVGKYTSEEWRSRAYAVRYFIGFTAAGASVGLVAWLYEQGGFVTMLHAFAGLCLLAIAAAIILPREIRTPVAA, from the coding sequence ATGAATAGCCCCGTCAGGGTCATCAGTTTCGTCAACGCAGGCCATTTCATCGACCATTATTCGATGCTGATCTTCGCCGCCGCCGTGATCATCATGGGGCCGGCGCTCGGCATGGCCTATTCGGAACTGCTTCCCTATGCGACCCCCGGCTTCATCGCCTTCGGCGCCGGCTCGCTGCTGACCGGCTGGTTAGGGGACCGCTGGAGCCGCCGCCACATGATGCTGATCTTCTTCATCGGCATCGGCGCCTCCATGATCTCGGTCGGCTTCGTGCAGACGCCGCTCCAACTCGGCGGCGCGCTGCTTGCGATCGGCGTGTTCGCCTCGATCTACCACCCTGTCGGGACCGCGATGATCGTGTCCTATGCCGAGAGGCTCGGCCGCGAGATGGGCATCAACGGTGTCTGGGGCAATCTCGGGGTTGCCTCCTCGGCGCTGGTCACTGGCGTGATCGGCCAATATCTCGGCTGGCGCTTTGCCTTCATCATCCCCGGCATCGTCACCATCCTGATCGGCCTCGCCTTCGCGATGTCGGTCGTGCACGAGGACCGCAAGGGCTCCAAGCAGGCGGCGGCGCAGGCGCGCGTCGCCAAGCAAGACATGTGGCGCGTGGTGCTGTCGCTGCTGATCGTCGTGATTGCGATCTCGACGACCTTCAACGCCGTCACCGTTGCGCTGCCAAAGCTGTTCGCGGAGCGGCTCGCGGATCTCACCAAGAGTCCCGCGCTGCTCGGGGTCATCGCCGCCTGCGTCTATGTGTTCGGCGCGATGACGCAGTACACAATCGGCCGGCTGCTCGACCGTTACTCGCTGAAGACGGTGGCGCTGCCGCTGTCCTTCATGCTGGCGCCGTTCCTGTATCTCGCCGCGAGCCTGTCGAATCTGCCGCTGATCCTGGTCTCGATCGGCATCGTCATGGGCGCGTTCGGACAGGTCACGGTGAACGACGCCATGGTCGGCAAATACACCAGCGAGGAATGGCGCTCGCGCGCCTACGCGGTCCGCTATTTCATCGGCTTCACCGCGGCGGGCGCCTCGGTCGGCCTCGTCGCCTGGCTCTACGAGCAGGGCGGCTTCGTCACCATGCTGCACGCCTTCGCCGGCTTGTGCCTGCTCGCGATCGCCGCGGCGATCATCCTGCCGCGCGAGATCCGCACGCCGGTGGCGGCGTGA
- a CDS encoding aspartate/glutamate racemase family protein has translation MLGILGGMGPMATVDFMGKIVRNTPASCDQDHIQMVVCSATDVPDRTAAILGQGPDPLPAMLNALRRLELSGATRIAIPCNTAHHWHGALQGETPVPIIHIVDAVADALPRQQTSPTIGLLATDGTVRAGIYQQRLTERGYTCVVPDAKAQAEVMRAIRLVKAGHTDEAAGILGREAEALAARGCSHIAMACTEIPLALAALDSDIGAALLDPTDLLAQACVRSCLTVPQEAVREVA, from the coding sequence ATGCTTGGCATTCTGGGCGGCATGGGCCCGATGGCGACCGTGGATTTCATGGGCAAGATCGTCAGGAACACCCCCGCATCCTGCGACCAGGACCACATCCAGATGGTGGTGTGCTCGGCGACTGATGTGCCCGACCGCACCGCCGCCATTCTCGGCCAGGGCCCGGATCCCCTCCCCGCCATGCTGAATGCCCTGCGCCGGCTCGAGCTGTCGGGCGCGACCCGGATCGCCATCCCCTGCAACACAGCCCACCATTGGCACGGCGCGCTGCAGGGCGAGACGCCGGTGCCGATCATCCACATCGTCGACGCCGTTGCCGACGCGCTTCCCCGGCAGCAGACAAGCCCGACCATCGGCCTGCTTGCCACCGATGGCACGGTCCGCGCCGGCATCTACCAGCAGCGCCTCACCGAACGCGGCTATACCTGCGTGGTGCCTGACGCGAAGGCGCAAGCCGAGGTCATGCGCGCGATCCGACTGGTGAAGGCGGGACACACGGATGAAGCGGCCGGCATCCTCGGCCGGGAAGCAGAGGCGCTCGCGGCCAGGGGCTGCTCGCACATCGCCATGGCCTGCACGGAAATCCCCCTCGCCCTCGCCGCGCTCGACAGCGATATCGGCGCGGCCTTGCTGGATCCGACCGACCTTCTCGCACAGGCCTGCGTCAGATCGTGCCTGACGGTGCCGCAGGAGGCGGTGCGGGAAGTCGCCTAG
- a CDS encoding LysR family transcriptional regulator yields MELKWLEDFLSLARTRSFSRAADERHVTQSAFSRRIQALELWLGVSLVDRSSYPTTLTAEGREFLETAEETVRMLHASRLALQASKRPSTQVVSIAALHTLSLHFFPRWFRAIEKDVGPIGSRLLPDDFHSCLQALVEGSYDFLLTFHHANVPILLEPELYPHIVVGMDSFVAVRSATLAGDDTASLPLLSYASNSFLGRVATFAQAQAGSPPAHVTHTNENAMAEGLKFMALEGYGLAWLPRSLVARELDEGTLAIVGPEIPLEVRLYRSARRTRPIVEKVWNAAQSAAPKTM; encoded by the coding sequence ATGGAATTGAAATGGCTGGAGGATTTTCTCAGCCTGGCGCGAACCCGCAGCTTCTCGCGCGCGGCGGACGAGCGGCACGTGACGCAATCCGCGTTCAGCCGCAGGATCCAGGCGCTGGAACTCTGGCTCGGTGTGTCCCTCGTTGACCGCAGCAGCTACCCGACGACGCTGACCGCCGAGGGACGCGAATTCCTGGAGACTGCGGAAGAGACGGTTCGCATGCTCCATGCGAGTCGTCTCGCGCTGCAGGCGAGCAAGCGGCCGAGCACGCAGGTCGTCTCGATCGCTGCGCTGCACACGCTGTCACTTCATTTCTTTCCGCGCTGGTTCCGGGCCATCGAAAAGGATGTCGGGCCAATCGGCAGCCGGTTGCTGCCCGACGATTTCCACAGTTGCCTGCAGGCGCTGGTCGAAGGCAGCTATGATTTCCTGCTCACCTTCCACCATGCCAACGTGCCGATCCTGCTCGAGCCGGAGCTCTATCCCCACATCGTCGTCGGCATGGACAGTTTCGTCGCCGTCCGCAGCGCGACGTTGGCAGGAGACGACACGGCTTCGTTGCCCCTGCTGAGCTACGCCTCGAATTCATTTCTCGGGCGGGTCGCCACGTTCGCGCAGGCCCAGGCCGGCTCGCCGCCGGCGCACGTGACCCACACCAACGAGAACGCCATGGCCGAGGGGCTGAAGTTCATGGCGCTGGAAGGCTATGGGCTGGCGTGGCTGCCGCGCAGCCTCGTGGCCCGGGAGCTGGACGAGGGCACCCTCGCCATCGTCGGACCGGAGATTCCCCTGGAAGTCCGGCTCTATCGCAGCGCGCGGCGAACCCGCCCGATCGTGGAAAAGGTCTGGAACGCCGCACAATCGGCCGCGCCCAAAACTATGTAG
- the aspA gene encoding aspartate ammonia-lyase produces MRTEHDLLGERDVPRDAYYGIHTLRAVENFPISGIAISAYPELIGALAAIKQAAALSNMELGLLDQRRGRAIVAACEELRAGRLHDQFVVDVIQGGAGTSTNMNANEVIANRALEILGHARGEYAALHPNEHVNMSQSTNDVYPTALKIATSHGLQNLVKAMEVLRLAFAGKAEAFKDVLKMGRTQLQDAVPMTLGQEFNTYAVMIGEDQERLREAGLLIHEINMGATAIGTGINAHPDYARLVCRYLNAITGLPLVTAPDLVEATQDCGAFVQISGVLKRVAVKISKICNDLRLLSSGPRAGFGEINLPAVQAGSSIMPGKVNPVIPEVVNQVAFEVIGNDVTVTMAAEAGQLQLNAFEPIIAHSLFKSVSHLSQACLTLERSCVAGITANRDRLRADVENSIGLVTALNPYIGYAAATAVAVEAHASGRGVAELVRERGLLTEATLAAILKPEMLTRPQSLAAADQDGRQPQPVS; encoded by the coding sequence ATGCGGACGGAACATGATCTGCTTGGCGAGCGCGACGTGCCCCGTGATGCCTATTACGGCATCCACACGCTGCGCGCCGTCGAGAACTTTCCGATCTCTGGGATCGCGATCTCGGCCTATCCCGAGCTGATCGGCGCACTCGCCGCCATCAAGCAGGCGGCGGCGCTGTCCAACATGGAGCTCGGCCTGCTCGACCAGCGTCGCGGGCGGGCCATCGTCGCGGCCTGCGAGGAATTGCGCGCCGGCCGGCTTCACGACCAGTTCGTCGTCGACGTCATCCAGGGCGGCGCCGGCACCTCCACCAACATGAACGCCAACGAGGTGATCGCGAACCGGGCCTTGGAGATTCTCGGCCATGCCCGGGGCGAATACGCCGCGCTGCATCCGAACGAGCACGTCAATATGAGCCAGAGCACCAACGACGTGTACCCCACGGCGTTGAAGATCGCGACCTCTCATGGCTTGCAGAATCTGGTGAAGGCGATGGAGGTCCTGCGCCTCGCTTTCGCCGGCAAGGCCGAGGCGTTCAAGGATGTCCTGAAGATGGGCCGGACCCAGTTGCAGGACGCGGTGCCGATGACGCTGGGGCAGGAGTTCAACACCTATGCCGTCATGATCGGCGAGGATCAGGAGCGCCTGCGCGAAGCAGGCCTGCTGATCCACGAGATCAACATGGGCGCAACCGCCATCGGCACCGGCATCAACGCGCATCCGGATTATGCGCGCCTCGTCTGCCGCTATCTGAATGCGATCACGGGATTGCCGCTGGTGACCGCGCCCGATCTGGTCGAGGCGACGCAGGATTGCGGCGCCTTCGTTCAGATCTCCGGCGTGCTGAAGCGCGTCGCGGTCAAGATCTCCAAGATCTGCAACGACCTGCGGCTGCTCTCGAGCGGGCCGCGGGCCGGGTTCGGCGAGATCAATTTGCCGGCGGTCCAGGCCGGCTCCTCGATCATGCCCGGCAAGGTCAATCCGGTCATCCCCGAGGTCGTCAACCAGGTCGCCTTCGAAGTGATCGGCAACGACGTCACCGTGACGATGGCCGCCGAAGCCGGCCAGTTGCAGCTCAATGCGTTCGAGCCGATCATCGCGCACAGCCTGTTCAAGAGCGTCAGCCATCTCAGCCAGGCCTGCCTGACGCTGGAGCGGAGCTGCGTCGCGGGCATCACTGCCAACCGCGATCGCCTGCGCGCCGATGTCGAGAACTCGATCGGCCTCGTCACCGCACTCAATCCGTATATCGGTTACGCGGCCGCGACGGCGGTCGCCGTGGAGGCTCATGCGTCCGGCCGCGGCGTTGCCGAGCTCGTGCGCGAGCGTGGGCTGCTCACCGAGGCGACGCTCGCGGCGATCCTGAAGCCGGAGATGCTGACGCGGCCGCAAAGTCTTGCTGCTGCGGACCAGGACGGCCGCCAGCCACAGCCAGTCAGCTGA
- a CDS encoding dicarboxylate/amino acid:cation symporter, translating to MTINADNSPVRSNRLTNALVVSLLLGILAGYACHELAPTPETAKTIAGYFSILTDVFLRMIKMIIAPLVFATIVSGITSLGSEGGAVGRIAARSMGWFISASLVSLGLGMVFANLFAPGHGLQLPLPSADATNTLQTTGFNLKDFITHVFPTSIAQAMSTNEILQILVFAVFFGLALSRLKTSHARTIAASIDELVHIMLQITNFVMKFAPLGVFAAIAAVITTQGLGVLVTYGKFIATFYFSLAVLWSVLVLVGLLALGRPVLDLLGLLRQPMLLAFSTASSEAAYPKMIEQLTKFGVSERISGFVLPLGYSFNLDGSMMYQAFAALFIAQAYGIELSFTQQLVMLLVMMVTSKGIAGVPRAGLVVVAATLPMFNLPVGGMLLVMGIDQFLDMGRTMTNVIGNGIATAAVARWEDQRGLIEEASSEAAAPAVAVVGVAGG from the coding sequence ATGACGATCAATGCCGACAATTCGCCTGTGCGATCCAATCGCCTGACCAATGCTCTGGTGGTCAGCCTGCTGCTGGGGATCCTGGCGGGCTATGCCTGTCATGAGCTGGCACCGACGCCGGAGACGGCGAAGACCATCGCCGGCTATTTCTCGATTCTGACCGACGTGTTCCTGCGCATGATCAAGATGATCATTGCACCGCTCGTCTTCGCCACCATCGTCTCAGGGATTACCAGCCTCGGCTCCGAAGGCGGCGCGGTCGGCCGCATTGCCGCCAGATCCATGGGCTGGTTCATCTCGGCCTCGCTGGTCTCTCTCGGCCTCGGCATGGTCTTTGCGAACCTGTTCGCGCCGGGGCACGGCCTGCAGCTGCCGCTGCCCAGTGCCGATGCCACCAACACCCTGCAGACCACCGGCTTCAATCTGAAGGACTTCATCACCCACGTGTTTCCGACCAGCATCGCCCAGGCGATGTCGACGAACGAGATCCTGCAGATCCTGGTCTTCGCGGTGTTCTTCGGGCTGGCGCTCAGCAGGCTGAAGACGAGCCATGCCAGGACCATCGCGGCGTCGATCGACGAGCTGGTCCACATCATGCTGCAGATCACGAACTTCGTGATGAAGTTCGCGCCGCTCGGCGTGTTCGCGGCCATTGCGGCCGTGATCACCACGCAGGGGCTTGGCGTTCTCGTGACCTACGGCAAGTTCATCGCGACCTTCTATTTCAGCCTCGCGGTGCTCTGGAGCGTCCTCGTTCTCGTCGGCTTGCTGGCCCTTGGCCGGCCCGTCCTCGATCTCCTCGGCCTGTTGCGCCAGCCGATGCTGCTGGCCTTCTCGACCGCGAGCAGCGAGGCGGCATACCCCAAGATGATCGAGCAACTGACGAAGTTCGGCGTCAGCGAGCGCATCTCGGGCTTCGTGCTGCCGCTGGGCTATTCGTTCAACCTGGACGGCTCGATGATGTACCAGGCTTTCGCGGCCCTGTTCATCGCCCAGGCCTACGGCATTGAGCTGAGCTTCACGCAGCAGCTCGTCATGCTGCTGGTGATGATGGTCACCAGCAAGGGCATCGCCGGCGTGCCGCGCGCCGGGCTCGTGGTCGTGGCCGCGACCCTGCCGATGTTCAACCTGCCGGTGGGCGGCATGCTTCTCGTCATGGGCATCGACCAGTTCCTGGACATGGGCCGCACCATGACCAACGTCATCGGCAACGGCATTGCCACCGCCGCTGTGGCCAGGTGGGAAGACCAGCGTGGCTTGATCGAAGAGGCCTCTTCCGAGGCAGCCGCGCCGGCCGTTGCCGTCGTGGGTGTGGCGGGCGGATAG
- a CDS encoding histidine kinase: MLRSILLVASAAVMFTATAALADSKSDCQKGLEMIKAELGKKHPAPVKATLRKALSGAENEVTEEDWPECMDYIKTARAALKQ; this comes from the coding sequence ATGCTGCGTTCAATCTTGTTAGTCGCATCGGCAGCCGTGATGTTTACCGCGACCGCGGCCCTGGCGGACAGCAAATCCGATTGTCAGAAGGGTCTTGAGATGATCAAGGCGGAGCTCGGGAAGAAACATCCCGCTCCCGTGAAAGCAACCTTGCGCAAGGCGCTTAGCGGTGCCGAAAACGAAGTGACAGAGGAAGATTGGCCCGAATGCATGGACTACATCAAGACCGCGCGTGCTGCGCTAAAACAATGA
- a CDS encoding cytochrome P450, producing the protein MLRRDELYYCPPAPRPPPSRLGFLELLIKLRRSPLECWSADFFQEPIAKIRLPFVDAFLVHHPQAIKRVLMDNAKNYRKDTIQRRILASGLSDGLLSVEGERWELQRRILAPVFARRTVSSFATAMIAAANELAARWTGLGDGAVVDVAAEMALVTLNVLALTIFSDGIGGDFEEFRLAMNAYFSTIGRIGALDLLGVPKFVPRPGHRRLRRTMIYFEGVIDTIIHRRVQRLAAAAANDEPDDLLTLLLRSLDPSTGRQLSRMEVRSNILTFLSAGHETTANTLAWSIFLLSQVPDWRSRVLEEAERELSKPGDDLVDRLVVTKAVIEEALRLYPPIAALSRAAVEADVLGDMPVKPGSLIVIAPYVLHRHRALWSHPDAFDPSRFLPENRGGISRFAYLPFGIGPRTCIGSSFALQEAAIVLAVLTRRFEMRLLPHAEVWPVQRVTLRPEKGLPMQLVPRREL; encoded by the coding sequence ATGTTGCGCCGCGACGAATTGTATTATTGCCCACCTGCCCCGCGCCCTCCGCCAAGCCGGTTGGGATTTCTCGAGCTATTGATCAAACTGAGGCGAAGCCCGCTTGAATGCTGGAGTGCGGATTTTTTTCAAGAGCCAATAGCCAAAATTCGCCTGCCGTTCGTCGATGCATTTCTGGTTCACCATCCGCAGGCCATCAAGCGCGTGCTGATGGACAATGCGAAGAACTATCGGAAAGATACGATCCAACGCCGCATTCTCGCATCCGGACTGTCCGATGGTTTGCTGAGCGTCGAAGGAGAGCGTTGGGAGCTTCAACGACGAATACTGGCCCCTGTATTCGCTCGCCGAACCGTCAGCTCTTTCGCGACGGCGATGATAGCGGCTGCGAATGAACTCGCCGCGCGATGGACAGGACTAGGAGACGGCGCCGTCGTAGACGTCGCCGCCGAGATGGCCTTGGTCACCTTGAACGTGCTCGCACTTACCATCTTCTCCGACGGCATCGGCGGCGACTTCGAGGAATTTCGCCTGGCGATGAATGCGTATTTCAGCACGATCGGCCGCATCGGGGCGCTGGACCTGCTCGGTGTACCCAAATTCGTGCCACGCCCTGGTCATCGCCGCTTGCGCCGCACGATGATTTATTTCGAAGGGGTGATCGATACGATCATCCATCGGAGAGTCCAAAGGCTTGCGGCCGCCGCCGCAAACGATGAGCCGGACGATCTTTTGACCTTGCTGTTGCGTTCGCTGGATCCTTCGACCGGACGGCAGCTCTCACGGATGGAGGTTCGCTCGAACATCCTCACCTTTCTTTCGGCGGGGCATGAGACCACGGCCAACACGCTTGCTTGGTCGATATTCTTGCTTTCGCAGGTGCCCGATTGGCGCTCGCGAGTCCTGGAGGAGGCCGAGCGGGAATTATCGAAGCCGGGGGACGACCTCGTCGACCGGCTGGTCGTGACAAAGGCAGTCATAGAAGAAGCGCTCCGCCTCTACCCACCGATCGCCGCACTCAGCCGGGCTGCGGTGGAGGCTGACGTGCTGGGTGATATGCCGGTCAAGCCAGGCTCCCTGATCGTGATAGCGCCGTATGTTCTTCATCGACACCGCGCGCTGTGGAGCCACCCCGATGCATTCGACCCCTCACGTTTCTTACCGGAGAATCGCGGCGGAATTTCACGTTTTGCCTATCTGCCCTTCGGGATCGGGCCTCGGACTTGTATCGGTTCGTCCTTTGCTCTGCAGGAAGCTGCAATCGTTCTTGCTGTCTTGACCCGCCGCTTCGAAATGCGGCTGCTGCCGCACGCCGAGGTCTGGCCCGTTCAGCGCGTTACGTTACGCCCCGAAAAGGGGCTGCCGATGCAGTTGGTTCCGAGGAGAGAGCTTTAA